AGCTCTAGACTCAAGGCCTTCAATACCTCAGCCGGAGCCAAAGAAGTACGAAACAAATCGCGAGCCAGAGGACGCTCTTCGAAATTGAGGTAGGCAATGTTCTCGTACCGCTCTTTGGCGAGGGACTTGAGCGCTGCAGTCTTGCCAACCTGACGCGCACCCAGTAGCACCAATGGTTTGCGACCTGGGTGCTCCTGCCATCGACAGAGCTCAAAATTCAGGCTTCGTTTCAGGTACATAGATAGATTTTCCGAGCATGTGATCCGGCGCCATATTCTGGTACTAGATTATGGCATGGCCGCCACTGTCTGGCAATACTAACAAAATCAGTCGGTTAATGTGAACTGATGGTCGCGGATTGGAGCAGTCTGCTAGGACCGGTAGCTTATCCGGTTCATGCCATCGAGGAGCAGAACCTGGCGATGTAGTTCAGCGATTAACGAATTGCCGTCGCTTTTAATGCCCCCACCAACATTCGCTTCCGTCTGCTCATCGATAGCCTGATCGACAACTTCCCTTAAAGTAACGATGTCTAGTTCCACGCGACTTATTCCCCTGTCTCAACCACACGCCATCGGAGCCCTAGCGCCTTAGTGTTTGGCAAGGCCGGACCATAGCAAAAACGTAACGGCGATCGTACCCGTTAATGAGCTGTGGCTTAGGGCCATTGGGTCATGCCTCCGTGGTCTAAATCGGCAAAGCGCAAGATCCGTGGGATGCGAGTCAAAGGCCTTTTTGGTCAAGGCCAGACATAGGTAACACTTCTTCCATTGGGAAGAAGGGAGAAAGGAGAGAGGAATTTGTCTTGTCCAGAGCAACCTCAAACCACCCACAGGAGTCCGACGATATTGTGAGTGTGTGAGTTAGCCTACTTCGACCTCATCGCCCTTTCCTTAGCCACCTCTGCCTCGGTAAGGCCGGTGAGTTCTGCGAGGTGCGCGTTGGAAAAGGCACTGGTGGCAGCATCACAAAGTAACTTTTTGAGCAGAAGTAGGCTTTGTTCCGCTTTTGCCTCAGCCCTGCCCTTTGCCTCGCCCTCAGCCCTGCCCTTTGCCTCGCCTTCAGCCCTGCCCTTTGCCTCGCCTTCAGCCCTGCCCTTTGCCTCGCCTTCAGCCCTGCCCTTTGCCTCGCCCTCAGCCCTGCCCTCCGCCCTGCCCTCCGCCCTGCCCTCTTTCTTGGCATTAGCCATTATGGAGTCCATATCAAGCCTGGCCTTTTCTCTCAGCCTTGCAATTTCACGGGCCTCGTCTTTGGCAGATAGATCCTCTAGTGCGTCTTTGGCATCTTTGAGTTCAGGCATGGACATACAGGCCTCCTTGACAATCTGGCTATTGGGAGCGGCCAGAAACGCGAGCCATGCACCTAGAGTTACATCATCGGGTGGTAGTTGTCTCTCCTGCCAGAGTCTGAAGGCCTTAATTATCTCGACAAAGATGAGCCTGATTTCTCCCTGGAGCTCTTCCATAACGGGTGACCCTGTATCCTCCTGCTGGAGCGAGAAGGCGACCTCGAAGTCCCGGGGCCTTGATGGGAATAGATCCTCCGCTACGAGGAAGATGACGATGACTGGCCTCAGGCGGTCGTACTGATCCCCGACCTTGAGCTCAGACGAATACATACGGGTGGCATAATACAAAGCCCGCTTCGGCAGTGCAGTCTTAGAGGTCATCTGCATCTCGATGTCGACGAGGGTGCCGTCAGCAAGTTTGGCGTGGATATCGAGGACGGTGCCCTTATCTTCGACTAGCAACTTAGGTATCTGAGGGTTTAGGACCTCGACCGAGGTGATTTTGCTGGCTGGTTTTAGGATCGCATTTAGTAGCTCAATAAGGGCCTGCCGGCCGCGTTTGCTGGCAAATAGCATCTTGAACACAACGTCGAGGGTGGGGCTCAGGAGCTCATATTTTTGTTTCTTCATGCGTCAGATTCCCGGCAGCGTCACGAGCGTGATTGCTGGTGATGCAGCGGAGGATTGCTGAAACGTGCACTAAAGTCGAACGACATGAGTGGGTGTAGAGCAGATGTCGGGGGCGGACATTAGTGGTGCTAGCTGAAGATCGAAGATTTTTACGAACTTCGGGAAGTTACATAAGAGCAGTTGCTACGCTTCATTTAAAGTTGCTTAAATAGCTAAAATTCATATCAAAGATATCGTTGATATCATGCGCAACCATCCAGTATCGCTTGGTTAACTTCACGTATTGAGAACGCTATTAAGCGCCGTAGGCTAAGAGCGCCTGGGTAAATTTCCTCTCCCTATTGCCGATACCCCTCCCAAGGACGGTATGAGGTTGTGAACCTTGAGGACAAACAATGGGAGCTCGGGCTAAGGTCTATAAGGCCGCATTGATGGTGAAGTCGTATGACTTCAGTCGTCGCGTGGGTCTCATAAAAAACTACTACGACCTAGAAAGGTTGGGTCTGACCGGTCACGATTTCTGCGGTAAGTTCCCCAGTTGCTTTCTCCCCAGGTTGATTAGGTTTTGTAAGGAAAACCCAAGATACCATGTGGTTTCAAGCGATGGCCCTGGGCGGCTCATTAACCGCCTCGTGGAAGGTAAATGTTTTTACTTAATCGGCAATGGTGACAAGGATCCAGCCTTGGAACTCAATTATCTGCTCGACCCTGAGTGGCCTGTTTTATGGGAAGACGGCATTAGCTCTGCTCTTGCCGAAATCCAGGACATCAAAAATGGTCGCAAGTGATAGTTTGTCCATCCGGGACATGAGTAATGCGTCGCCTAATTGGTCACTGTGGAAAGCGGCGATGGCATCATATAACTGAATGCGTGGTGAATCTCTACCTAATAGAGCGAGCTCTCGCGACAATAGGTACTGAAACATTGCATATGCGTCGAAGTAATCATCTGTATCGTAGTCACCTGTCACTCGCACGAGTGTTTGGGTATCAACAGATACTGGCAGTATGATTGGCTTGAGAGATCTTGTGTAACCAAGGTTTTGTTCGAATTCGGGCATTGTTTTGGATGTTAAGCGGTTGGTTAATGGATCCAGGCACAGGGTATCCAATAGCATTGCGGATCTACAGAATCGAGCGACATGACTGAGTTGCTGTGCGATGTCTGTGACCGAAAATATCCCTAAGTAAGCTATGTCGTCGCTTTGACAGATGCCTCGTGCGAAGTTGTATGCTACAAATTTGCCAAATATGATTGAGATGAAACATGAAAAAGTGAAACATCGTCCATCGATTTGGTATGGGCTGGTGTCACCCAAAGGTGCGGCCCGGATTCTTGAGCGTCTGTCTTTTCCAAACTTCAGACACAGCAGTATATCCGGGCTTATTGAGCAATTAAGACCGGATCAATTGGCTGACCAGTGGGACTCCAGTGAGATTGACGCGCTAGACCTCGAGTCTTTTATGCGGATGTATGGAGACCTAAGGGAATCACTATCATTCCGATCGCACTCCGGTGAGCAACTCGATTTACGCGATAGTCTGCTCCTACAGATCTTCAACAATCGACTGGACGTACTTATCCCGGAGAAGTCGACCTTAATCGGTGAGGTTGCGGCGTTAAACCGCGAAGTGGCAAGAGTACTTGCGTTGGGTGCGTAACCTCTATGGCTAGACTAAAGCTAACTTCTTTGCTGATCTCGTGACGCCAACTTGACGACCGAAAATGGTATCAATAACCCACGCTAGCATGGGCTTTCCCACCGGACGTCGGAAAAAGTCAAGAAATGTAATAACTTGTCAATAGTTGTCAACATGTCGAATTTATTAAAGTTATTGCCAGTTCTGCCGATAAGGAGTATGGTGACAATAAGCGGCCTAGAAGGAGAAGTAATTCTATGTCTGCGGCAACTCTCGACACTGGTATGATCAATAATTATCTCGGCCTTTTGGCTGATAAAGCGCTACGCTCTATAAACACAAAAAAGTTTATCGAGCTCGCTGATTTCGCGGGTGAATCTAAGACAAAGCTGGCCTCCGAACTTGGCATCAGTCGTCCTGCCCTTTACCTAAGTCAAGCCAAGATTACAAAGAAAGAGGTCCTGGACAGGCTCATTCCCTTCGTTATCATCGGCGATTACGCATTCGTTTTATTCGAGCGCGATGAGAGAAAAACGCTGGAATGGCTTATGACGCCAAATCCAATCTTCTTTAACTTCTCCCCGTTTCAGATGGCCATGGCAGGAAAAGCTGATCCAGTCATCAGTAAGGTGAAAGAGTGGTTGGGAGATACTCGATAGCGGCCGGAGACCAGCTTCAGATGAGACTACAGTCGTTCGTAGAAGGCGTGATCGTGCGGGGCAGTTACGGAGCTTGGGCCTTTCCAAATGAGGTCAAGAAGCTTTTTCGACTTCTCGACCGGCAGCTTCTCAGTCGTGACTCGCATTTCCTGGAGACTTCAAAATACCTATTCGAATTTTTATCCGGAACTTCATTTCCCGAAAGTTGTCTCACACACCAGGTACCACTAGTCTTTTACCGGCGTGTTTCGTCGGCTCCGCCGGCGAATGATCCTTTATCTGTGATCGGTTCATTTGGCTCCGGTGGTCGACTGAATGTTGGCGGTAGCCAATCAAGTAGCCACATGACGAGACTTTTTAAAGCATATGCCGTTAAGCGAGCGGCACTTTATTTATCAGAAGATGCCGACACCGCGCGGAAGGAATTTGGCGATTACGGGATGCCAGGTTCGAGGGCAATCACTTACGAGATCGGATTTCTGAAAGACGAAAAAAATTTAACGTTTGTCGATTTGGATGAAGCCGTTGCTCATCTTGCAGCATATTTTCCATCGCTGCCGGAAATTGTTGGCAAAGACAGCCTCGGCGCAATTTATGAAGACGTCAAGGTTATTATCGCCACGCAGCTTCTAGCAAATTGGTTAACGTGCGAGAGCCCAGTCGATGCCGATGGGATTATCTTTAACTCCACTCGAAACCCAGGGAAAAAGAACTACTGTATGTATTTCAGTAACGACGCATTGTGTAAGACTAAGCTCAAGGTAATTGGAACTGTTTGATCCAACGAATCTGATAAAATAAATCCCTGAGAGTGATCTACGTTGTGACTGCGACGGATCCTAGGATTA
This genomic window from Deltaproteobacteria bacterium contains:
- a CDS encoding Rpn family recombination-promoting nuclease/putative transposase, with the translated sequence MKKQKYELLSPTLDVVFKMLFASKRGRQALIELLNAILKPASKITSVEVLNPQIPKLLVEDKGTVLDIHAKLADGTLVDIEMQMTSKTALPKRALYYATRMYSSELKVGDQYDRLRPVIVIFLVAEDLFPSRPRDFEVAFSLQQEDTGSPVMEELQGEIRLIFVEIIKAFRLWQERQLPPDDVTLGAWLAFLAAPNSQIVKEACMSMPELKDAKDALEDLSAKDEAREIARLREKARLDMDSIMANAKKEGRAEGRAEGRAEGEAKGRAEGEAKGRAEGEAKGRAEGEAKGRAEGEAKGRAEAKAEQSLLLLKKLLCDAATSAFSNAHLAELTGLTEAEVAKERAMRSK
- a CDS encoding RES domain-containing protein codes for the protein MRLQSFVEGVIVRGSYGAWAFPNEVKKLFRLLDRQLLSRDSHFLETSKYLFEFLSGTSFPESCLTHQVPLVFYRRVSSAPPANDPLSVIGSFGSGGRLNVGGSQSSSHMTRLFKAYAVKRAALYLSEDADTARKEFGDYGMPGSRAITYEIGFLKDEKNLTFVDLDEAVAHLAAYFPSLPEIVGKDSLGAIYEDVKVIIATQLLANWLTCESPVDADGIIFNSTRNPGKKNYCMYFSNDALCKTKLKVIGTV